One Rhododendron vialii isolate Sample 1 chromosome 2a, ASM3025357v1 genomic region harbors:
- the LOC131317903 gene encoding uncharacterized protein LOC131317903, whose product MGNCMERSRQGQEVGRKQGEQENEEKESGFVKEGGFENGGGGIRIKIVLTKEELEWLMFELQKGKNGKKLEDVLGEIEKGRGKIVGWKPSLESIVESREVVEMDR is encoded by the coding sequence ATGGGAAATTGCATGGAGAGGAGCAGACAAGGCCAAGAAGTGGGGAGAAAACAAGGGGAGcaagaaaatgaagagaaagaaagTGGGTTTGTGAAGGAAGGTGGTTTtgagaatggtggtggtggtattaGGATTAAGATAGTTTTGACAAAGGAGGAGCTGGAGTGGTTGATGTTTGAGTTGCAGAAGGGTAAAAATGGAAAGAAGCTAGAAGATGTATTGGGTGAGATAGAGAAGGGGAGAGGGAAAATTGTGGGGTGGAAACCTTCCCTAGAGAGTATAGTGGAGAGCCGTGAAGTTGTTGAGATGGACAGATGA